One window of Daphnia carinata strain CSIRO-1 chromosome 7, CSIRO_AGI_Dcar_HiC_V3, whole genome shotgun sequence genomic DNA carries:
- the LOC130698727 gene encoding ELL-associated factor 1-like, producing MADKLGLGPEIKELRLGSSFTNPRGSAFHTFRYDFKPASVDTSKMATVDILPNNEVNVTVPHCDGAGTSQTSVFRGPKKPYTKECVLIIDHNTGEITLERLSHNIQLKKTRAEGTGKAGRSSSPVDLTPQQPQYYSQQKKSSPLQKSPTSSFSPPTPSPPYNPTQKNSPKHVSGFPMKKSSSSPHQLVANSSVAPASGSMPLLDDLDLITEGPRQEVAPTVGVLSDSSSDSGSDSSSDSSESDSDSDLEDTHIPNERNNGSPVIPKEPMSISNSSLAHLSMPSHLLSEDLRLSDSGSESD from the exons ATGGCTGATAAGTTGGGGCTTGGGCCTGAAATTAAGGAACTTCGTTTGGGTAGCAGTTTTACCAACCCAAGGGGATCAGCATTTCATACCTTTCGAT ACGATTTTAAGCCAGCAAGTGTGGATACCAGTAAAATGGCCACTGTTGACATATTACCAAACAACGAAGTTAATGTGACTGTCCCTCACTGTGATGGTGCAGGAACTTCACAAACTTCTGTCTTTAGAGGTCCCAAAAAACCGTACACAAAGGAATGTGTACTAATAATTGATCACAACACAGGTGAAATAACATTGGAAAGGTTGTCCCACAATATCcagctaaaaaaaacaag GGCTGAAGGCACTGGTAAAGCCGGAAGATCATCATCACCAGTTGATCTAACACCACAGCAACCACAGTACTATTCTCAGCAAAAGAAGTCATCTCCATTGCAGAAATCACcaacatcttctttttcacCTCCCACTCCCTCTCCCCCATACAA TCCGACGCAAAAAAATTCTCCCAAACATGTTTCTGGATTTCCTATGAAGAAAAGCAGTTCATCTCCACACCAGCTTGTAGCTAATTCCAGTGTAGCACCAGCGTCAGGTAGCATGCCTCTATTGGATGACTTAGACCTGATAACGGAAGGGCCTCGACAAGAG GTTGCACCGACAGTTGGAGTGTTATCCGACAGTTCTAGCGACAGTGGAAGTGATTCAAGTTCGGATTCTAGTGAATCGGATTCTGATTCTGACTTGGAGGATACTCATATTCCTAATGAGCGAAATAATGGAAGCCCGGTTATACCGAAGGAACCCATGTCCATATCGAATTCTTCCCTAGCGCATTTGTCGATGCCTTCCCATTTGCTTAGCGAAGATTTGAGGTTGTCGGATTCCGGGTCGGAGAGTGActga
- the LOC130698726 gene encoding LOW QUALITY PROTEIN: chitin deacetylase 1-like (The sequence of the model RefSeq protein was modified relative to this genomic sequence to represent the inferred CDS: deleted 2 bases in 1 codon): protein MKVFMLVSLVLIWTNFGACEIKRKRRQSEDYVCPGSSGNYADPKSCRRFYQCVEGHPFLSRCPSSLYFDDIQKLCTFKNEAVCGPVATTPAPLIVEEVDRARKCDPANCELPNCFCSSDGTQVPGGLNPKEIPQMVLISMSDTVNSNNYVDFHKVFEKRLNPNGCPIFGTFFVAHEFSNYQNIQQLHHEGHEIATYSISHRKNFDTLGYDEWVQEQIGMREILQNFANISKHDIFGMRSPHLKPGYNTQYEVLVDYGYVWDSSASVPPLKLPVWPYTLDYAIPHECRSGTCPTRSFPGIWEFPLNSHYISSFDGGYCPFMDQCVLHNLDENDIVIWLKEDFLRYYDGNRAPYLMAFHTSWFQHKTLVRGLHLFIDWLVETPDVWFVTHTQALFWITEPKTIKQMGSVYQPWDCKERLVPPPPCNLATSCPLSFKGENVTEIRYMASCSPCPKVYPWLGDAKGAGLPQKDVYKSDNPSL, encoded by the exons atgaaagttTTTATGTTGGTGTCTCTTGTTTTAATCTGGACAAATT TTGGAGCGTgtgaaatcaaacgaaaacgACGACAAAGCGAAGACTATGTGTGTCCTGGAAGCAGTGGTAACTACGCTGACCCCAAATCCTGTCGCCGATTTTATCAG TGTGTAGAAGGTCATCCGTTTCTGAGCCGCTGTccctcc tctctctattttgACGACATCCAAAAACTTTGCACCTTCAAAAACGAAGCTGTTTGCGGTCCAGTTGCTACAA CTCCAGCCCCACTTATCGTCGAAGAGGTCGATCGGGCTCGTAAATGTGATCCAGCTAATTGCGAATTACCTAACTGCTTTTGCTCAAGCGATGG gacACAAGTGCCCGGCGGATTGAATCCTAAAGAa attCCGCAAATGGTACTGATAAGCATGAGTGACACAGTGAACAGCAACAATTATGTGGATTTTCACAAG GTGTTTGAAAAAAGACTGAATCCAAATGGTTGTCCGATTTTTGGTACTTTCTTTGTAGCTCATG AATTCTCAAATTACCAGAATATTCAACAGCTGCACCATGaag GACACGAAATCGCTACCTACAGTATTAG cCATAGGAAAAATTTTGACACCTTGGGATATGACGAATGGGTACaggaacaaattggaatgagAGAAATATTACAG AATTTCgcaaacatttcaaaacatgACATTTTTGGAATGCGAAGTCCCCATTTGAAACCGGGCTACAATACGCAATATGAGGTGTTGGTTGACTACGGATACGTCTGGGACTCATCTGCCTCGGTACCGCCTCTAAAACTTCCCGTCTGGCCA TATACATTAGACTATGCTATCCCACATGAATGTCGATCTGGGACATGTCCAACTCGCTCATTTCCTG GAATATGGGAATTCCCTCTAAATTCTCACTATATAAGCTCTTTCGACGGCGGATACTGCCCATTCATGGATCAGTGTGTCCTTCATAATTTGGACGAAAAT GATATTGTCATTTGGTTGAAAGAAGACTTTCTTCGATATTACGACGGTAATCGCGCGCCATATCTGATGGCTTTCCACACATC ATGGTTTCAACATAAGACACTTGTCCGTGGGCTCCATCTCTTTATTGATTGGCTGGTTGAAAC GCCTGACGTATGGTTTGTGACACACACCCAAG CGCTATTTTGGATAACGGAACCGAAAACGATTAAGCAAATGGGAAGCGTTTATCAACCATGGGATTGCAAAGAACGCCTCGTGCCTCCTCCACCGTGTAATCTAGCAACCAGCTGTCCTTTATCGTTTAAAGGCGAAAACGTTACAGAAATCAG atATATGGCCTCCTGTTCTCCGTGCCCGAAAGTTTACCCTTG gTTGGGCGATGCAAAAGGAGCAGGGTTGCCTCAGAAAGACGTTTACAAATCAGATAATCCTAGTCTTTAG
- the LOC130698730 gene encoding NADH dehydrogenase [ubiquinone] 1 subunit C2-like encodes MENPSTRSDLELFTRNLTWDSRTTISKLYSPTFFGALGFGIAVITNYFQRRPVMSGIQRHIAFIAIGVPVGLYADQMLENRNAKRDAILVHYLRSHPDDFPETERVKYKDVLEKWLPRR; translated from the exons ATGGAAAACCCCTCAACACGTTCCGATTTGGAACTATTTACTCGAAACTTGACTTGGGACAGTCGTACAACTATTTCGAAACTCTACAGCCCCACATTTTTCGGAGCATTGGGTTTTGGGATTGCGGTAATCACGAATTATTTCCAAAGAAGGCCAGTCATGAGTG gtATCCAACGCCATATTGCTTTTATTGCTATCGGTGTACCAG TTGGACTATATGCAGACCAAATGTTGGAGAACCGTAACGCCAAACGCGACGCCATATTGGTTCATTACCTGCGAAGCCATCCGGATGATTTTCCTGAAACTG agagGGTCAAGTATAAAGACGTTCTGGAAAAATGGCTTCCTAGACGTTAG
- the LOC130698731 gene encoding ribonucleoside-diphosphate reductase large subunit-like → MVGGGCKRMFVVKRGGRQEDVHFDKITSRIQKLCYGLNMDFVDPTSITMKVINGLYPGVTTVELDNLAAETAATMTTKHPDYAILAARIAVSNLHKETKKVFSEVIDDLYRMKDKKTNKPTPMISDFHHGVIMKHADKLNSAIIYDRDFNFNYFGFKTLERSYLLKISGKPVERPQHMMMRVSVGIHGDDLETAIETYNLLSEKWFTHASPTLFNAATPRPQLSSCFLLTMKDDSIDGIYETLKQCAIISKSAGGIGLNIHCIRATGSYIAGTNGISNGLVPMLRVYNNTARYVDQGGNKRPGAFAIYLEPWHSDVFEFLDLKKNTGKEENRARDLFYALWIPDLFMKRVESDEDWSLMCPHECPGLADTWGEEFEALYTKYEESGLYRRKVKAQQLWFAVIESQIETGTPYILYKDACNRKSNQQNLGTIKCSNLCTEIVEYSSPDEVAVCNLASIALNMFVRPDRSFDLSKLKDVTKVITRNLNKIIDVNYYPVPEAKLSNFRHRPIGIGVQGLADAFILMRYPFDSEEAQLLNKQIFETIYYGALESSCELAQQFGPYESYPGCPVSKGILQYDMWGVTPTDLWDWASLKKKIAEFGVRNSLLLAPMPTASTAQILGNNESIEAYTSNIYVRRVLSGEFQVVNHHLLRDLTEGGLWNEDVKNGIIAHNGSIQEIDGIPDDVKALYKTVWEIPQRVIIKMAADRGAFIDQSQSLNIHIAEPNYGKLTSMHFYAWKLGLKTGMYYLRTKPAASAIQFTVDKSKLKKSYVGDSSATAKSADEERKNREAMVCSLQNKDDCLMCGS, encoded by the exons ATGGTTGGAGGAGGATGTAAAAGGATGTTCGTAGTGAAAAGAG GTGGTAGGCAAGAAGATGTCCATTTTGACAAAATTACATCAAGAATTCAAAAGCTTTGCTATGGACTCAACATGGATTTTGTTGATCCT ACTTCCATTACCATGAAGGTAATAAATGGTCTATACCCAGGTGTAACAACTGTGGAACTGGACAATCTTGCTGCTGAAACAGCTGCAACAATGACGACTAAACATCCTGATTATGCAATCCTGGCAGCTCGAATTGCTGTGTCCAATCTTCataaagaaaccaaaaagGTTTTTTCAG AGGTGATTGATGATTTATATAGAATGAAGGATAAGAAGACCAACAAGCCCACACCTATGATATCAGACTTTCACCATGGTGTAATTATGAAGCATGCAGATAAACTTAATTCTGCCATCATTTATGATAGGGATTTTAATTTCAACTACTTTGGatttaag ACTTTGGAGAGATCTTACTTGTTGAAAATTTCTGGGAAACCTGTAGAGCGACCACAACACATGATGATGAGAGTGTCAGTTGGCATACATGGAGATGATTTAGAAACAGCCATTGAAACATATAACTTGTTGTCTGAAAAGTGGTTCACCCATGCCTCCCCAACATTGTTTAATGCTGCTACACCAAGACCTCAACTATCAAG CTGTTTCCTTCTGACCATGAAAGATGACAGCATCGACGGTATTTATGAGACATTAAAGCAATGTGCCATAATATCTAAATCAGCTGGCGGTATTGGCCTCAACATACATTGCATACGTGCTACCGGGAGTTATATTGCCGGAACAAATGGAATATCGAATGGTCTAGTCCCAATGTTACGCGTGTACAACAACACTGCGCGTTACGTAGACCAGGGTGGCAACAAA CGCCCCGGGGCCTTTGCTATTTACCTGGAGCCTTGGCATTCGGATGTTTTCGAGTTCcttgatttaaagaaaaatactggcaaagaagaaaaccgtGCACGCGATCTGTTTTACGCTCTTTGGATTCCGGACCTTTTCATGAAACGTGTGGAATCTGACGAAGATTGGTCACTTATGTGTCCGCATGAATGTCCTGGATTGGCCGATACTTGGGGGGAAGAGTTCGAAGCTTTGTATACTAA GTACGAAGAAAGTGGATTATATAGGCGGAAGGTAAAAGCGCAACAACTCTGGTTTGCTGTAATCGAATCTCAGATCGAAACCGGTACACCTTATATCTTGTATAAAGATGCCTGTAACCGCAAATCAAATCAACAAAACCTGGGCACTATCAAATGCAGCAACTTGTGCACTGAAATTGTTGAATACAGCTCTCCAGATGAA GTCGCAGTCTGCAATTTGGCCTCAATCGCACTGAATATGTTTGTTAGGCCAGACCGGTCGTTTGACCTTTCAAAACTGAAGGATGTAACGAAAGTGATAACGCGAAATCTCAACAAGATCATCGATGTTAATTATTATCCTGTTCCCGAA GCCAAATTGTCGAATTTTCGCCATCGTCCGATAGGAATTGGAGTTCAAGGCTTGGCTGATGCTTTTATTCTAATGCGCTATCCATTTGATAGTGAAGAAGCGCAACTGCTAAATAAGCAAATTTTCGAAACGATTTATTACGGCGCACTAGAATCTTCATGTGAGCTCGCTCAGCAATTCGGCCCATACGAAAGTTACCCTGGATGTCCTGTTAGCAAAGGG ATCCTCCAGTATGATATGTGGGGCGTTACTCCCACGGACTTGTGGGATTGGGCTtcgctgaagaaaaaaattgccgaATTTGGAGTTCGCAATTCACTTTTACTAGCACCTATGCCCACGGCTTCAACGGCACAAATTTTAGGTAACAATGAATCGATCGAAGCGTACACTTCCAACATCTATGTCCGCCGAGTCCTCTCAGGAGAATTTCAA gTTGTAAATCATCATCTACTTCGTGATCTTACCGAAGGCGGCTTATGGAATGAAGATGTGAAAAACGGTATTATCGCCCATAATGGTTCCATTCAA gaaatTGATGGAATACCAGACGATGTGAAAGCTTTGTATAAAACAGTATGGGAAATTCCGCAGCGCGTCATCATTAAGATGGCAGCTGATCGTGGTGCTTTCATCGATCAAAGTCAGTCATTGAACATACATATTGCGGAACCGAATTATGGAAAATTGACTTCAATGCACTTCTATGCCTGGAAATTG GGACTGAAAACGGGAATGTATTATCTCAGAACAAAACCCGCTGCAAGTGCCATTCAGTTTACAGTTGATAAGTCCAAACTGAAAAAATCTTATGTGGGTGATTCATCTGCCACAGCGAAATCGGCAGACGAAGAGCGAAAGAACCGTGAAGCAATGGTATGTTCGCTGCAGAACAAGGACGACTGCTTGATGTGTGGATCATAA